Proteins found in one Salvia splendens isolate huo1 chromosome 10, SspV2, whole genome shotgun sequence genomic segment:
- the LOC121752844 gene encoding uncharacterized protein LOC121752844 — translation MSGEKASSPLYISSDSESEDVPFAEVAAPMAGQDDILRTMATAMQQIARNVPPSQSSILKQMHEYHAEEFRDEKLQGATALLKEEAHRWWASVARATLPDMVTWDFFLSKFRECYVGEQYIEDRRQEFLQLVQGRRTVQEYEIEFRRLSRYAPEINYSDVDMCRKFRRGLRSIIQAGLVGLETSDLTKLSHAARTLEQLKVIEKVEEGFMNQEKRPAESSHSASRFSGKRFRDFRGNRSSAPSRFQGQRPSQMSEFRPRQHATSMASTGGSDRVPMCQHCGRPHHGECRKLLGTCFLCGSKDHYYRECPRGQVSSETRSAPGVQQGRGTERGFGAARGQRSASEPIQRPAPRAPSRAYAMRTREDSDAPDVILGTFTLFDVSVIALIDPGSTHSYICDKLI, via the exons ATGTCAGGTGAAAAAGCCTCTAGTCCTTTATATATTTCATCTGATTCTGAGTCTGAGGACGTTCCTTTTGCCGAGGTTGCTGCTCCTATGGCGGGGCAGGATGATATATTACGCACTATGGCAACTGCAATGCAACAGATTGCTAGGAATGTGCCACCAAGTCAATCTTCCATCCTTAAACAGATGCATGAATATCACGCGGAAGAATTCAGAG ATGAAAAGTTACAAGGTGCAACTGCACTTTTGAAAGAAGAGGCTCATAGGTGGTGGGCCAGTGTGGCTCGTGCTACTCTTCCAGACATGGTGACGTGGGATTTCTTTCTGAGTAAATTTCGTGAATGCTATGTTGGGGAGCAGTACATAGAAGACCGACGACAAGAATTTCTACAGTTAGTTCAAGGTAGAAGAACTGTTCAAGAGTACGAGATTGAGTTTCGACGTCTTTCGAGATATGCACCAGAGATAAATTATTCAGATGTGGATATGTGTCGGAAGTTCAGGAGGGGTTTGAGGAGTATTATCCAGGCTGGACTAGTTGGATTGGAGACATCAGATTTGACAAAGTTATCACACGCTGCCCGGACTCTTGAACAACTTAAAGTTATTGAGAAAGTTGAAGAGGGCTTTATGAATCAAGAGAAACGACCTGCAGAATCATCTCACTCGGCTTCTCGATTCTCGGGAAAAAGATTCAGAGACTTTAGAGGTAACAGGAGTTCAGCGCCTAGTCGATTCCAAGGCCAAAGACCAAGTCAAATGTCAGAGTTTAGGCCAAGACAACATGCAACTTCAATGGCTAGTACTGGAGGATCAGACAGAGTACCAATGTGCCAACATTGTGGAAGACCTCACCATGGTGAATGCCGAAAACTGCTGGGGACGTGCTTTTTATGTGGATCTAAGGATCATTACTACAGAGAGTGTCCGAGGGGACAAGTATCTTCTGAGACTAGATCGGCGCCAGGGGTGCAACAAGGTCGTGGAACCGAAAGGGGGTTTGGAGCAGCACGAGGACAGAGGTCAGCATCTGAGCCCATACAGAGGCCAGCACCGAGAGCTCCTTCACGTGCTTATGCTATGCGGACTCGCGAGGATTCTGATGCTCCTGATGTTATACTTGGTACTTTTACATTATTTGATGTGTCTGTTATTGCTTTAATTGATCCCGGTTCTACTCATTCATATATTTGTGATAAACTCATATAA
- the LOC121752845 gene encoding uncharacterized protein LOC121752845 — protein MEDSAKDWLESLESGSIRTWDAMVEKFLEKFYPPSEAIKRQHEITAFHMNPAENIREAWGRFKPLMKRCHNHGLTPVVQVITFFKGCVPEAQRELNLSSGGNLLKKGVNEAMEVIEELAYNDEVWSNERSKVHRVASTTDHDPINTLSDKLDALTMKFDCMAMRQPSQGPQRGVEDVNYVQQGGNNMYYNNPRPNYQGGGYNQYGNMGHPNLSYGNPNNALQPPQGFTVTDGMVNDQKKMTTEDILKSFMIQTNKVMEQNNQRMEKVESDVQGMATHLKNIDIHISQISQTVSANTQSGKFPSNTIINPKDCKAVHLRSGTSYEGPPMPSENEDRVAERKAEEKELVEENETVQISTPPKENTTIHSPTPPTAHSSAEVRIPYPKRVQKKKTDAQFSRFLDIFRKVNLNIPLVEALQEMPTYAKFLNDVLSKKKRWTDYETVNISENCSAIIQKKLPAKLKDPGSFNISCVIGNDRQINALCDLGASINLMPLSFFRKMKIDTLKPTTIPLQMADRTVTYPKGIVEDVLVMVHDFIFPVDFVVLDMEEDVNVPLIWGVHSLQREKH, from the coding sequence ATGGAGGATTCAGCAAAGGACTGGTTGGAGAGTTTGGAGTCGGGTTCTATTAGAACATGGGATGCTATGGTGGAAAAGTTTTTGGAAAAGTTCTATCCCCCGAGTGAGGCTATTAAGAGGCAACATGAGATCACTGCCTTTCATATGAACCCTGCAGAGAATATTAGAGAAGCATGGGGGAGGTTCAAACCCTTGATGAAGCGGTGTCACAACCATGGGTTAACCCCGGTAGTGCAAGTCATTACATTCTTCAAAGGGTGCGTGCCTGAAGCACAACGGGAGTTGAATTTGAGCTCAGGAGGAAATCTTCTCAAGAAAGGAGTGAATGAAGCTATGGAAGTGATTGAGGAGCTCGCCTATAATGATGAAGTATGGAGTAATGAGAGGAGTAAGGTGCATAGGGTGGCTTCCACTACAGATCATGATCCAATAAACACCTTATCCGACAAGTTGGATGCTCTTACAATGAAATTTGACTGCATGGCGATGAGGCAGCCCTCTCAAGGACCCCAAAGAGGTGTAGAAGATGTGAACTACGTGCAACAAGGGGGCAACAACATGTACTATAATAACCCCCGCCCTAACTATCAGGGTGGAGGTTATAATCAGTACGGGAACATGGGGCATCCCAACCTCTCTTATGGAAACCCCAATAATGCTCTGCAACCACCTCAGGGGTTCACAGTTACTGATGGAATGGTTAATGATCAAAAGAAGATGACCACAGAGGACATACTCAAGTCCTTCATGATTCAGACTAACAAGGTCATGGAACAGAACAACCAAAGGATGGAGAAAGTTGAATCAGACGTGCAAGGAATGGCCACTCATCTGAAGAATATTGACATACATATCAGCCAGATTTCCCAAACTGTGAGTGCTAATACTCAATCGGGAAAGTTTCCATCAAATACTATCATCAATCCCAAGGACTGCAAAGCTGTACATCTGAGGAGTGGAACAAGCTATGAGGGACCTCCAATGCCATCCGAAAATGAGGATAGAGTAGCAGAAAGGAAAGCTGAAGAGAAGGAATTGGTCGAAGAAAATGAGACTGTGCAGATTTCTACTCCACCTAAGGAGAACACGACTATACATTCACCTACACCACCTACAGCTCATAGTTCAGCTGAAGTGAGGATCCCTTATCCTAAACGtgttcagaagaagaagacagatGCTCAGTTTTCAAGGTTCTTAGACATCTTTAGGAAGGTTAACTTGAATATTCCATTGGTGGAGGCACTTCAAGAAATGCCTACATATGCAAAGTTCCTAAACGATGTGCTCTCCAAGAAGAAGAGGTGGACTGACTATGAGACGGTGAACATATCTGAAAACTGTAGTGCCATAATTCAGAAAAAGCTACCGGCGAAGCTTAAAGATCCTGGCAGTTTCAACATCTCATGCGTCATTGGAAATGACAGACAGATAAATGCACTTTGTGATCTGGGGGCGAGCATAAATTTGATGCCATTATCGTTTTTCAGAAAGATGAAGATCGACACTCTCAAGCCGACAACAATCCCACTGCAGATGGCAGATAGAACCGTCACCTATCCTAAAGGAATTGTTGAGGATGTTCTTGTGATGGTACACGACTTTATATTTCCCGTCGATTTTGTAGTGTTGGATATGGAAGAAGACGTGAATGTACCGCTTATCTGGGGCGTCCATTCCTTGCAACGGGAAAAGCATTGA
- the LOC121751406 gene encoding putative glycine-rich cell wall structural protein 1, translated as MANSKAYIYLAMLILDTVVTVSESRVERKDLSLDLGGLGIGIGTGIGIGLGGSGSGSGAGAGSGSAGGSSSSSSSSSSSSSSSSSRGGGGSGSEAGSSAGSSAGSRAGSGGGGGGSGEGSGHGEGYGGGGGN; from the coding sequence ATGGCTAATTCGAAAGCATATATTTATTTAGCTATGCTAATCTTGGACACCGTAGTAACGGTTTCCGAGAGCCGGGTCGAAAGAAAAGACCTAAGCCTCGACTTGGGCGGTCTTGGCATCGGTATTGGTACTGGAATTGGCATTGGGTTGGGAGGCAGTGGCAGTGGCTCGGGAGCCGGTGCAGGGTCCGGCTCGGCTGGGGGGTCTAGCTCGAGTTCTAGTTCGAGCTCAAGTTCGAGTTCAAGTTCAAGTTCACGTGGTGGTGGAGGTTCGGGCTCAGAAGCAGGCTCGTCAGCGGGGTCTTCCGCTGGATCAAGAGCAGGATcgggaggtggtggtggaggatcCGGTGAGGGAAGTGGTCATGGTGAAGGTTatggcggaggtggtggaaattga